In Betta splendens chromosome 22, fBetSpl5.4, whole genome shotgun sequence, the following proteins share a genomic window:
- the efna2a gene encoding ephrin-A2 isoform X2 has protein sequence MLRDARTRARECVPVSFWPVQCVDFIPNDTQPERRFWHGEYRVAVNINDYLDIYCPYYEGPPSHGRMERYILFMVNHEGYTSCQHRMRGFKRWECNRPSGADGPLRFSEKFQLFTPFSLGFEFRPGHEYYYISSPHPNHVGRACLKLKVYVRPPDGSGYDSPEPFLTDGGPSWRPGRVALLSVLAPLLVGLVSWL, from the exons ATGCTAagagacgcacgcacgcgcgcgcgggAGTGCGTCCCCGTGTCTTTCTGGCCAGTGCAGTGCGTGGATTTCATACCGAACGACACCCAGCCTGAACGGAG GTTCTGGCACGGCGAGTACAGGGTGGCGGTGAACATCAACGACTACCTGGACATCTACTGTCCCTACTACGAGGGCCCGCCGTCCCACGGGCGCATGGAGCGCTACATCCTCTTCATGGTCAACCACGAGGGCTACACCTCGTGCCAGCACCGCATGCGCGGCTTCAAGCGCTGGGAGTGCAACCGGCCCAGCGGCGCCGACGGCCCGCTGCGCTTCTCCGAGAAGTTCCAGCTCTTCACGCCCTTCTCCCTGGGCTTCGAGTTCCGGCCCGGACACGAGTACTACTACATCT CGTCTCCTCATCCAAACCACGTGGGGCGGGCATGTCTAAAGCTGAAGGTGTATGTCAGACCTCCAG ATGGGTCGGGATACGATTCTCCGGAACCTTTCCTGACCGACGGAGGCCCGAGCTGGAGGCCGGGACGCGTGGCGCTGTTATCGGTTCTGGCCCCTCTTCTCGTGGGACTCGTCTCCTGGCTGTGA
- the LOC114848051 gene encoding synaptosomal-associated protein 23-like isoform X3 — translation MEDMSVEQMTARANQVTDESLESTRRMLQMAEESRQTGVNTMVMLDQQGEQLDRVEQGMDQINQDMKQAEKHLTDLSKCCGLCTCPCDRVTSIENDSRYKRTWGTGESEGDSERGPKVVSKQPSAVHNGQAGPSNTSAAPSGPYIKRITNDAREDEMDENLDAVGSIIGNLRSLAVDMGNEIDKQNKQIDRITDKADINKSRIEEANQRANKLIK, via the exons ATGGAAGACATGAGTGTGGAACAGATGACAGCGAGGGCCAACCAAGTGACCGACGAG TCACTGGAAAGCACACGGAGGATGCTGCAGATGGCCGAGGAG AGCAGACAGACGGGCGTCAACACCATGGTGATGCTGGACCAGCAAGGAg AGCAGCTGGACCGCGTAGAGCAGGGAATGGATCAGATCAACCAGGACATGAAACAGGCTGAGAAACACCTCACCGACCTCTCAAAGTGCTGCggcctctgtacctgcccctgTGACAG AGTGACATCTATTGAAAATGACTCACGATACAAGCGTACCTGGGGGACTGGAGAAAGTGAGGGCGATAGTGAACGTGGACCTAAAGTGGTTTCTAAACAGCCCTCTGCTGTTCACAATGGCCAGGCCGGCCCATCAAACACCTCTGCTGCGCCTTCAGGCCCATACATCAAAAG GATAACCAATGATGCACGTGAGGATGAGATGGACGAAAACCTGGACGCTGTCGGCAGCATCATTGGCAATCTGAGAAGCTTGGCTGTGGACATGGGCAATGAGATTGacaagcagaacaaacagaTTGATCGCATTACTGACAAG gcGGACATTAATAAATCTCGCATTGAGGAAGCCAACCAGAGAGCCAACAAGCTCATCAAATAG
- the LOC114848051 gene encoding synaptosomal-associated protein 23-like isoform X1 encodes MSRPQNIELGAKGGASKQDGIRMEDMSVEQMTARANQVTDESLESTRRMLQMAEESRQTGVNTMVMLDQQGEQLDRVEQGMDQINQDMKQAEKHLTDLSKCCGLCTCPCDRVTSIENDSRYKRTWGTGESEGDSERGPKVVSKQPSAVHNGQAGPSNTSAAPSGPYIKRITNDAREDEMDENLDAVGSIIGNLRSLAVDMGNEIDKQNKQIDRITDKADINKSRIEEANQRANKLIK; translated from the exons ATGAGTCG GCCACAGAATATTGAACTTGGTGCCAAAGGAGGAGCCTCCAAACAAGACGGCATCAGGATGGAAGACATGAGTGTGGAACAGATGACAGCGAGGGCCAACCAAGTGACCGACGAG TCACTGGAAAGCACACGGAGGATGCTGCAGATGGCCGAGGAG AGCAGACAGACGGGCGTCAACACCATGGTGATGCTGGACCAGCAAGGAg AGCAGCTGGACCGCGTAGAGCAGGGAATGGATCAGATCAACCAGGACATGAAACAGGCTGAGAAACACCTCACCGACCTCTCAAAGTGCTGCggcctctgtacctgcccctgTGACAG AGTGACATCTATTGAAAATGACTCACGATACAAGCGTACCTGGGGGACTGGAGAAAGTGAGGGCGATAGTGAACGTGGACCTAAAGTGGTTTCTAAACAGCCCTCTGCTGTTCACAATGGCCAGGCCGGCCCATCAAACACCTCTGCTGCGCCTTCAGGCCCATACATCAAAAG GATAACCAATGATGCACGTGAGGATGAGATGGACGAAAACCTGGACGCTGTCGGCAGCATCATTGGCAATCTGAGAAGCTTGGCTGTGGACATGGGCAATGAGATTGacaagcagaacaaacagaTTGATCGCATTACTGACAAG gcGGACATTAATAAATCTCGCATTGAGGAAGCCAACCAGAGAGCCAACAAGCTCATCAAATAG
- the LOC114848051 gene encoding synaptosomal-associated protein 23-like isoform X2: MPQNIELGAKGGASKQDGIRMEDMSVEQMTARANQVTDESLESTRRMLQMAEESRQTGVNTMVMLDQQGEQLDRVEQGMDQINQDMKQAEKHLTDLSKCCGLCTCPCDRVTSIENDSRYKRTWGTGESEGDSERGPKVVSKQPSAVHNGQAGPSNTSAAPSGPYIKRITNDAREDEMDENLDAVGSIIGNLRSLAVDMGNEIDKQNKQIDRITDKADINKSRIEEANQRANKLIK; this comes from the exons AT GCCACAGAATATTGAACTTGGTGCCAAAGGAGGAGCCTCCAAACAAGACGGCATCAGGATGGAAGACATGAGTGTGGAACAGATGACAGCGAGGGCCAACCAAGTGACCGACGAG TCACTGGAAAGCACACGGAGGATGCTGCAGATGGCCGAGGAG AGCAGACAGACGGGCGTCAACACCATGGTGATGCTGGACCAGCAAGGAg AGCAGCTGGACCGCGTAGAGCAGGGAATGGATCAGATCAACCAGGACATGAAACAGGCTGAGAAACACCTCACCGACCTCTCAAAGTGCTGCggcctctgtacctgcccctgTGACAG AGTGACATCTATTGAAAATGACTCACGATACAAGCGTACCTGGGGGACTGGAGAAAGTGAGGGCGATAGTGAACGTGGACCTAAAGTGGTTTCTAAACAGCCCTCTGCTGTTCACAATGGCCAGGCCGGCCCATCAAACACCTCTGCTGCGCCTTCAGGCCCATACATCAAAAG GATAACCAATGATGCACGTGAGGATGAGATGGACGAAAACCTGGACGCTGTCGGCAGCATCATTGGCAATCTGAGAAGCTTGGCTGTGGACATGGGCAATGAGATTGacaagcagaacaaacagaTTGATCGCATTACTGACAAG gcGGACATTAATAAATCTCGCATTGAGGAAGCCAACCAGAGAGCCAACAAGCTCATCAAATAG